In a genomic window of Lycium ferocissimum isolate CSIRO_LF1 chromosome 9, AGI_CSIRO_Lferr_CH_V1, whole genome shotgun sequence:
- the LOC132032102 gene encoding LOW QUALITY PROTEIN: ribonuclease 3-like protein 3 (The sequence of the model RefSeq protein was modified relative to this genomic sequence to represent the inferred CDS: inserted 1 base in 1 codon), whose translation MYSPESWVTVTYPNKTLIIPNELSDDEVITDMTTSVRAVEQILNYKFKKPKLLEEALTHSSCIDSPSYQRLEFVGDAALGLAVSNYVYLAYPGLHPGQLSLLRAANISTEKLARVNVXFYKYVRHNIIGLDLKVKEFVITVGQEEQAEFHGGAMKAPKVLADIVESVAAAVYVDCGFDLKALWVIFRGLLEPIITLDLLSQQPQPVTMLYELCQKVGHKVDIKHWRKGEKDIASVYVDGQFIGSASSENKENAKLHAAKAALKKLAYKSTGKLDIEVEPNTEIEGAKQKLNELCGRKKWPVPTYRIEKQVGPAHDKRFICSVQVAVAEGVLATGEEKSRVKDAENSAASAMIWGLQYSRLIFIEVIHLCFNHIDMQEDYCWETVETHQKKPVQKTKHNYSIRTMYSPESWVTLTYPSKTLIISDDDEVITDMATSVRAVEQILNYEFKKPKLLEEALTHSSCTDSPSYQRLEFVGDAALGLAVSNYVYLAYPELDPGQLSLLRAANISTEKLARVAVKHCFYKYVRHNTTGLDEKVKEFVITVGQEEQAEFHGGAMKAPKVLADIVESVAAAVYVDCGFDLKALWVIFRGLLEPIITLDLLSQQPQPVTMLYELCQKDGHQVDIKHWRKGEKDIASVYVDGQFIVSASSENKENAKLHAAKAALKKLAYKSTGKLDIEVESNTEIEGAKQKLNELCGRKKWPAPTYRIEKQVGPAHDKRFICSVQVAVAEGVLFVTGEEKSRVKDAENSAASVMIWGLQDSKRS comes from the exons ATGTATTCACCGGAATCTTGGGTCACAGTGACATACCCCAACAAGACCCTAATAATACCCAACGAATTATCAGATGATGAAGTCATCACAGACATGACCACATCCGTTAGAGCAGTTGAACAAATCTTGaattacaaattcaagaaacccaAACTCCTTGAAGAAGCCTTAACTCATTCTTCTTGCATTGATTCTCCTTCATACCAACGCCTCGAGTTTGTTGGTGATGCTGCTCTTGGTTTAGCCGTATCGAATTACGTTTATTTGGCTTACCCAGGACTTCACCCTGGTCAACTCTCTCTCCTTCGCGCCGCTAATATTAGCACTGAGAAACTTGCTAGAGTCAACG GTTTTTATAAATATGTCCGCCACAATATCATTGGCCTTGATTTAAAG GTGAAAGAATTCGTGATAACGGTAGGACAGGAGGAGCAGGCGGAGTTCCATGGAGGAGCAATGAAGGCACCGAAGGTTCTTGCTGACATTGTGGAGTCGGTGGCTGCCGCTGTATATGTGGATTGTGGCTTTGATCTGAAGGCTCTTTGGGTG ATATTTAGAGGCCTCCTCGAGCCTATTATCACGCTGGACTTGTTGTCACAACAACCGCAGCCTGTAACCATGCTGTATGAGCTTTGCCAGAAAGTCGGGCACAAAGTAGATATAAAGCATTGgagaaaaggagagaaagacATAGCTAGTGTTTATGTTGATGGTCAGTTTATTGGCTCCGCTTCTTCTGAGAACAAGGAAAATGCTAAACTTCACGCTGCAAAGGCTGCACTCAAAAAGTTGGCCTATAAATCTACTGGTAAGTTGGATATTGAAGTCGAACCAAACACAGAGATTGAAGGAGCAAAGCAGAAGCTCAATGAGCTATGTGGGAGAAAGAAATGGCCTGTACCAACTTACAG AATCGAGAAACAGGTAGGTCCTGCTCACGATAAGAGGTTTATATGTTCTGTGCAAGTTGCAGTTGCTGAAGGTGTGCTTGCGACGGGAGAGGAGAAGTCGCGAGTAAAAGATGCAGAGAATTCTGCTGCTTCAGCGATGATTTGGGGTCTGCAATATTCTAGGCTCATTT TCATTGAGGTTATCCACTTGTGTTTCAATCATATCGACATGCAAGAGGACTATTGTTGGGAGACTGTTGAAACTCATCAAA AAAAGCCCGTTCAGAAAACAAAGCATAATTATTCGATCAGAACTATGTATTCGCCAGAATCTTGGGTCACATTAACATACCCCAGCAAGACCCTAATAATATCTGATGACGATGAAGTCATCACAGACATGGCTACATCCGTTAGAGCAGTTGAACAAATCTTGAATTACGAATTCAAGAAACCCAAACTTCTCGAAGAAGCCTTAACTCATTCTTCTTGCACTGATTCTCCTTCATACCAACGGCTCGAATTCGTTGGTGATGCTGCTCTTGGCTTAGCCGTATCTAATTACGTTTATTTGGCTTACCCGGAACTTGACCCTGGTCAATTATCTCTCCTTCGCGCCGCTAATATTAGCACCGAGAAACTTGCTAGAGTTGCTGTTAAACATTGCTTTTATAAATATGTCCGCCACAATACCACTGGCCTTGATGAAAAG GTGAAGGAATTTGTGATAACGGTAGGACAGGAGGAGCAAGCGGAGTTCCATGGAGGAGCAATGAAGGCGCCAAAGGTTCTTGCTGACATTGTGGAGTCAGTGGCAGCTGCTGTATATGTCGATTGTGGCTTTGATCTAAAAGCTCTCTGGGTG ATATTTAGAGGCCTGCTCGAGCCTATTATCACGCTGGACTTGTTGTCACAACAACCTCAACCTGTAACCATGCTGTATGAGCTTTGCCAGAAAGATGGACACCAAGTTGATATAAAGCATTGgagaaaaggagagaaagacATAGCTAGTGTCTATGTTGATGGTCAATTTATTGTCTCCGCTTCTTCCGAGAACAAGGAAAATGCTAAACTTCACGCTGCAAAGGCTGCACTCAAAAAGTTGGCCTATAAATCTACCGGTAAGTTGGATATTGAAGTCGAATCAAACACTGAGATTGAAGGAGCAAAGCAGAAGCTGAATGAGctatgtggaagaaagaaatggccCGCACCAACTTACAG AATCGAGAAACAGGTAGGTCCTGCTCACGATAAGAGGTTTATATGTTCTGTGCAAGTTGCAGTTGCTGAAGGTGTGCTTTTTGTGACGGGAGAGGAGAAGTCGCGAGTAAAAGATGCAGAGAATTCTGCTGCTTCAGTGATGATTTGGGGTCTGCAAGATTCTAAGCGCAGTTAA